In Labrus bergylta chromosome 1, fLabBer1.1, whole genome shotgun sequence, one genomic interval encodes:
- the cbx6a gene encoding chromobox protein homolog 6a isoform X2, producing MELSAVGDRVFAAEAILKRRVRKARLEYLVKWKGWAMKHSTWEPEENILDDRLILGFEQKERDRELHGPKKRGPKPKTLAMKARGRKGGNSSRISNSRQTTSCSSVSTSSRATPSPSTSAAPHRLGSSSSSSSTVAPSPKLSSLAATHKLKKDIHRCHRMSRRPLPRSDPMASSFSNPGGFPSRPHISPFSETVRILNRRVKPREVKRGRIILNLKVIDKPGRGGTATSGRNNTVGRQNIPSRNRIIGKKGEAPYRPFQPPMKMLGFPMYGKPFGLQCGGLQPFPSHPGSCSSTGARDSHSSSSKYQSPPSPSNSSCSEGKSTTNAAAAKSQGSAGAPPSTGGPKSSTPQTETQKGTKPPAPPQSSDEDPTASGSPFLPSSPSSSLEDEEEEGAPDHSEGGRRKPSQQRAKHQLPASSSSDTPGDKSSTPTEPKRVPAEGDPDWHPEMAPSCKDVVVTDVTTNLVTVTIKEFPSPASCPASPSTSPEEASSPPPSNTSDNPSPPKP from the exons ATGGAGCTGTCGGCGGTGGGAGATCGCGTTTTCGCCGCGGAAGCCATACTGAAACGCCGCGTCCGAAAG GCAAGACTTGAATACTTGGTGAAGTGGAAAGGGTGGGCAATGAA GCACAGCACTTGGGAGCCAGAGGAGAATATTCTAGATGATAGGCTGATACTGGGCTTTGAGCAAAA ggAACGAGACAGAGAATTGCATGGGCCGAAGAAACGGGGGCCAAAACCCAAAACCCTTGCTATGAAG GCTCGTGGTCGGAAAGGAGGGAACAGCAGCCGAATCTCTAATTCCCGCCAGACCACATCATGTTCTTCTGTGTCCACTTCCAGCAGAGCAACTCCCTCTCCTTCTACGTCCGCCGCTCCTCATCGCTTGGgatcttcatcctcctcttcctcaactGTAGCACCCTCTCCTAAACTCAGTTCCCTTGCAGCCACACACAAGCTGAAGAAAGACATTCATCGGTGCCATCGGATGTCCAGGCGCCCTCTTCCCCGCTCAGATCCAATGGCATCCTCCTTCTCCAACCCTGGTGGCTTCCCCTCCCGCCCCCACATCTCCCCCTTCTCAGAAACCGTGCGCATCCTCAACCGTAGAGTCAAACCCCGGGAGGTCAAGAGGGGCCGAATCATCCTCAACTTGAAGGTCATTGACAAGCCAGGTAGGGGTGGTACAGCTACAAGCGGCAGGAACAATACAGTAGGACGCCAAAATATACCTTCACGCAATCGCATCATTGGGAAGAAGGGTGAGGCACCCTATAGACCATTCCAGCCTCCTATGAAGATGCTCGGGTTCCCCATGTATGGGAAGCCCTTTGGGCTACAGTGTGGCGGTCTTCAGCCCTTTCCCTCCCATCCAGGGTCATGCTCAAGCACAGGGGCGAGGGACtcccactcctcttcctccaagTACCAGTcgcctccttctccttccaaCTCCAGTTGCTCTGAAGGAAAGTCAACCACCAATGCAGCAGCTGCAAAATCCCAGGGATCTGCAGGAGCCCCACCTTCAACTGGAGGTCCAAAGTCCAGTACACCTCAAACAGAGACCCAGAAGGGCACCAAGCCACCAGCTCCTCCCCAATCCTCAGATGAAGACCCCACAGCATCAGGTTCTCCTTTCCTACCCTCgtccccctcttcttccttggaggatgaagaggaggagggtgccCCGGATCATTCAGAGGGAGGCAGAAGGAAGCCTTCCCAACAGAGGGCTAAACACCAGCTGCcggcctcctcttcttctgatACTCCTGGTGACAAGAGCTCTACCCCAACCGAACCCAAAAGGGTGCCCGCAGAAGGAGACCCAGATTGGCATCCTGAAATGGCCCCGAGCTGCAAGGATGTGGTGGTCACTGATGTCACCACCAACCTCGTAACCGTCACCATAAAAGAATTCCCTTCTCCTGCCTCCTGCCCTGCTTCACCCTCAACTAGCCCTGAGGAagcctcctcccctcccccaagTAACACCTCTGACAACCCTTCTCCCCCTAAGCCATAG
- the pla2g6 gene encoding 85/88 kDa calcium-independent phospholipase A2 isoform X1, producing MQFLGRLLDTVSSVSTLFTNPYRVRDVPLADYGGGGKVLLKEEGRILLYKNTQCQSWDCLLMCPETPAMTLRLFQVLSEEDAMNWFPQFALKLRPFYETLPLKAENTQPIVDCIRNHPDWSSAHIAVDTGLRECLKHNHVQSQINARDASGQTPLHLACERGDSMCVTELLEESQARTDIKDRNGDTPMHCAAKQDSPAIIQVLCSRLCSGVNELNSHGETPLHIACRLGRVESVKALLGGGAKCDVIGSAGYPIHCAMKYSEKGCVEEILKADPGQLQAEDSMYGGTPLHWTKTAEMCRLLLEHGCAVNYLSKTGESALHILTKKGRFEAAMVLLTHGANANLKGQDGNTALHLAMKMDHIELIKALIVFGADVEIHNDLGETPGLIAARTSKGPNRKILLDMLCSVGVQRCLPPSPGSPPPISYTAKPAAIGFDDIMFMGAAVSAMSRGTTEMDGTKMEGKKIDRLLCLDGGGIKGLVLIQMLIALEREAGRPTRELFDWVAGTSTGGILALAIVHGKSMEYLRCLYFRMKEQVFKGSRPYESAPLEDFLKKEFGENTKMADVQYPRVMVTSVLADRHPGELHIFRNYNPPSIHRVPPYATSATFMPLTIPQEQLVWRAARSSGAAPTYFRPMGRFLDGGLLANNPTLDAMSEIHQYNKALKAEGKERDIKKLGIVVSLGTGKPPQVVVNSVDVFRPSNPLELAKSFVGAKELGKMLVDCCTDSDGCAVDRASAWCEMIDTIYHRLSPQLSQEVMLDEVSDAVLVDMLWETQMYLYEKRENLQTLAKLLLNE from the exons ATGCAGTTCCTGGGCCGGCTGTTGGACACAGTGTCCTCTGTGTCAACCCTCTTCACCAACCCCTACAGGGTCCGGGATGTGCCGCTGGCGGACTACGGTGGTGGAGGAAAAGTCCTGCTGAAAGAAGAGGGACGAATTCTCCTGTACAAAAACACCCAGTGCCAGTCATGGGACTGTCTGCTTATGTGCCCTGAGACACCTGCAATGACTTTGAG GCTGTTTCAGGTGCTATCAGAGGAGGACGCCATGAACTGGTTTCCACAATTTGCTCTCAAGCTACGTCCTTTCTACGAGACACTCCCTCTGAAGGCAGAGAACACGCAGCCAATCGTGGACTGCATCCGCAACCATCCAGACTGGAGCTCCGCCCACATTGCTGTTGATACAGGCCTGAGAGAGTGCCTCAAACATAACCACGTCCAGAG TCAGATCAATGCCAGGGATGCTTCAGGTCAGACACCGCTGCACCTGGCATGTGAACGTGGCGACTCGATGTGTGTGACGGAGCTGCTGGAGGAAAGCCAGGCTCGCACCGACATCAAAGACCGTAATGGAGACACGCCAATGCACTGTGCCGCCAAGCAGGACTCTCCTGCCATCATTCAG GTCCTCTGCTCCCGGCTCTGCTCAGGTGTAAACGAGCTGAACAGCCATGGGGAGACGCCGCTCCACATTGCCTGTCGTTTGGGACGTGTGGAGTCCGTCAAAGCTCTCTTAGGGGGTGGGGCCAAGTGTGATGTCATTGGTAGCGCCGGCTACCCCATCCACTGTGCAATGAAGTACAGTGAGAAGGG CTGTGTGGAGGAGATCCTCAAAGCAGACCCAGGCCAGCTCCAGGCTGAGGACTCTATGTATGGAGGGACACCTCTCCACTGGACCAAAACAGCAGAG ATGTGTCGTTTGCTGCTTGAACACGGCTGTGCAGTGAACTACCTCAGTAAGACCGGGGAGAGCGCCCTTCACATTCTGACCAAGAAGGGACGCTTTGAGGCGGCCATGGTGCTGCTCACACACGGAGCCAACGCCAACCTGAAGGGCCAGGATGGAAACACAGCTCTGCACCTAGCTATGAAG ATGGACCACATAGAGTTGATCAAAGCCTTGATTGTGTTCGGGGCTGATGTTGAAATTCACAACGACCTGGGAGAAACACCAGGACTCATCGCGGCTCGCACAAGCAAAG GTCCTAATAGAAAGATACTGCTGGACATGCTGTGTAGTGTAGGGGTCCAGCGCTGCCTCCCACCTTCCCCTGGCAGTCCTCCCCCAATCTCCTACACAGCCAAGCCTGCAGCCATAG GGTTTGATGACATCATGTTTATGGGGGCTGCAGTCAGTGCAATGAGCAGAGGCACCACTGAAATGGATGGCACCAAAATGGAAGGAAAGAA gATTGACAGACTGCTGTGTCTTGATGGTGGGGGTATAAAAGGCTTAGTGTTGATCCAGATGTTGATCGCTCTGGAGAGAGAGGCTGGGCGGCCGACCAGAGAGCTCTTCGACTGGGTGGCCGGCACCAGCACTGGAGGCATCCTGGCTCTAGCTATAGTCCACG GTAAGTCCATGGAGTACCTGCGCTGCCTCTACTTTAGGATGAAGGAGCAGGTGTTCAAGGGGTCGCGACCTTATGAGTCAGCCCCACTGGAGGACTTCCTGAAAAAAGAGTTTGGAGAGAATACCAAAATGGCAGACGTCCAATACCCCAG AGTGATGGTGACCAGCGTTCTCGCCGACAGACACCCAGGCGAGCTTCACATCTTCAGGAACTACAACCCTCCCTCCATCCACAGAGTACCCCCATATGCCACCAGTGCCACATTCATGCCCCTCACCATCCCACAAG AACAACTTGTGTGGCGAGCTGCCCGCTCCAGCGGCGCTGCCCCAACCTACTTTCGACCAATGGGCCGCTTTCTGGATGGGGGACTGCTGGCTAACAATCCTACACTAGACGCCATGTCAGAAATCCATCAGTACAATAAAGCGTTAAAAGCAGAG GGCAAAGAGAGGGATATCAAGAAGTTGGGTATAGTGGTCTCCCTCGGTACAG GTAAACCTCCTCAGGTGGTGGTGAACTCTGTGGATGTCTTCAGACCCTCCAACCCTCTGGAGCTGGCCAAGAGCTTCGTAGGCGCCAAAGAGCTGGGCAAGATGCTTGTGGACTGC TGTACAGACTCTGATGGATGTGCAGTGGACAGAGCCAGTGCCTGGTGTGAAATGATCGACACAATCTACCACAG attgAGCCCTCAGTTGTCTCAGGAGGTGATGCTCGATGAGGTGAGTGACGCAGTCCTGGTGGACATGCTGTGGGAAACCCAGATGTACCTGTACGAGAAgagggaaaacctccaaactCTGGCAAAGCTGCTGCTGAACGAATGA
- the cbx6a gene encoding chromobox protein homolog 6a isoform X1, protein MELSAVGDRVFAAEAILKRRVRKARLEYLVKWKGWAMKHSTWEPEENILDDRLILGFEQKERDRELHGPKKRGPKPKTLAMKQARGRKGGNSSRISNSRQTTSCSSVSTSSRATPSPSTSAAPHRLGSSSSSSSTVAPSPKLSSLAATHKLKKDIHRCHRMSRRPLPRSDPMASSFSNPGGFPSRPHISPFSETVRILNRRVKPREVKRGRIILNLKVIDKPGRGGTATSGRNNTVGRQNIPSRNRIIGKKGEAPYRPFQPPMKMLGFPMYGKPFGLQCGGLQPFPSHPGSCSSTGARDSHSSSSKYQSPPSPSNSSCSEGKSTTNAAAAKSQGSAGAPPSTGGPKSSTPQTETQKGTKPPAPPQSSDEDPTASGSPFLPSSPSSSLEDEEEEGAPDHSEGGRRKPSQQRAKHQLPASSSSDTPGDKSSTPTEPKRVPAEGDPDWHPEMAPSCKDVVVTDVTTNLVTVTIKEFPSPASCPASPSTSPEEASSPPPSNTSDNPSPPKP, encoded by the exons ATGGAGCTGTCGGCGGTGGGAGATCGCGTTTTCGCCGCGGAAGCCATACTGAAACGCCGCGTCCGAAAG GCAAGACTTGAATACTTGGTGAAGTGGAAAGGGTGGGCAATGAA GCACAGCACTTGGGAGCCAGAGGAGAATATTCTAGATGATAGGCTGATACTGGGCTTTGAGCAAAA ggAACGAGACAGAGAATTGCATGGGCCGAAGAAACGGGGGCCAAAACCCAAAACCCTTGCTATGAAG CAGGCTCGTGGTCGGAAAGGAGGGAACAGCAGCCGAATCTCTAATTCCCGCCAGACCACATCATGTTCTTCTGTGTCCACTTCCAGCAGAGCAACTCCCTCTCCTTCTACGTCCGCCGCTCCTCATCGCTTGGgatcttcatcctcctcttcctcaactGTAGCACCCTCTCCTAAACTCAGTTCCCTTGCAGCCACACACAAGCTGAAGAAAGACATTCATCGGTGCCATCGGATGTCCAGGCGCCCTCTTCCCCGCTCAGATCCAATGGCATCCTCCTTCTCCAACCCTGGTGGCTTCCCCTCCCGCCCCCACATCTCCCCCTTCTCAGAAACCGTGCGCATCCTCAACCGTAGAGTCAAACCCCGGGAGGTCAAGAGGGGCCGAATCATCCTCAACTTGAAGGTCATTGACAAGCCAGGTAGGGGTGGTACAGCTACAAGCGGCAGGAACAATACAGTAGGACGCCAAAATATACCTTCACGCAATCGCATCATTGGGAAGAAGGGTGAGGCACCCTATAGACCATTCCAGCCTCCTATGAAGATGCTCGGGTTCCCCATGTATGGGAAGCCCTTTGGGCTACAGTGTGGCGGTCTTCAGCCCTTTCCCTCCCATCCAGGGTCATGCTCAAGCACAGGGGCGAGGGACtcccactcctcttcctccaagTACCAGTcgcctccttctccttccaaCTCCAGTTGCTCTGAAGGAAAGTCAACCACCAATGCAGCAGCTGCAAAATCCCAGGGATCTGCAGGAGCCCCACCTTCAACTGGAGGTCCAAAGTCCAGTACACCTCAAACAGAGACCCAGAAGGGCACCAAGCCACCAGCTCCTCCCCAATCCTCAGATGAAGACCCCACAGCATCAGGTTCTCCTTTCCTACCCTCgtccccctcttcttccttggaggatgaagaggaggagggtgccCCGGATCATTCAGAGGGAGGCAGAAGGAAGCCTTCCCAACAGAGGGCTAAACACCAGCTGCcggcctcctcttcttctgatACTCCTGGTGACAAGAGCTCTACCCCAACCGAACCCAAAAGGGTGCCCGCAGAAGGAGACCCAGATTGGCATCCTGAAATGGCCCCGAGCTGCAAGGATGTGGTGGTCACTGATGTCACCACCAACCTCGTAACCGTCACCATAAAAGAATTCCCTTCTCCTGCCTCCTGCCCTGCTTCACCCTCAACTAGCCCTGAGGAagcctcctcccctcccccaagTAACACCTCTGACAACCCTTCTCCCCCTAAGCCATAG
- the pla2g6 gene encoding 85/88 kDa calcium-independent phospholipase A2 isoform X2 produces MQFLGRLLDTVSSVSTLFTNPYRVRDVPLADYGGGGKVLLKEEGRILLYKNTQCQSWDCLLMCPETPAMTLRLFQVLSEEDAMNWFPQFALKLRPFYETLPLKAENTQPIVDCIRNHPDWSSAHIAVDTGLRECLKHNHVQSQINARDASGQTPLHLACERGDSMCVTELLEESQARTDIKDRNGDTPMHCAAKQDSPAIIQVLCSRLCSGVNELNSHGETPLHIACRLGRVESVKALLGGGAKCDVIGSAGYPIHCAMKYSEKGCVEEILKADPGQLQAEDSMYGGTPLHWTKTAEMCRLLLEHGCAVNYLSKTGESALHILTKKGRFEAAMVLLTHGANANLKGQDGNTALHLAMKMDHIELIKALIVFGADVEIHNDLGETPGLIAARTSKGFDDIMFMGAAVSAMSRGTTEMDGTKMEGKKIDRLLCLDGGGIKGLVLIQMLIALEREAGRPTRELFDWVAGTSTGGILALAIVHGKSMEYLRCLYFRMKEQVFKGSRPYESAPLEDFLKKEFGENTKMADVQYPRVMVTSVLADRHPGELHIFRNYNPPSIHRVPPYATSATFMPLTIPQEQLVWRAARSSGAAPTYFRPMGRFLDGGLLANNPTLDAMSEIHQYNKALKAEGKERDIKKLGIVVSLGTGKPPQVVVNSVDVFRPSNPLELAKSFVGAKELGKMLVDCCTDSDGCAVDRASAWCEMIDTIYHRLSPQLSQEVMLDEVSDAVLVDMLWETQMYLYEKRENLQTLAKLLLNE; encoded by the exons ATGCAGTTCCTGGGCCGGCTGTTGGACACAGTGTCCTCTGTGTCAACCCTCTTCACCAACCCCTACAGGGTCCGGGATGTGCCGCTGGCGGACTACGGTGGTGGAGGAAAAGTCCTGCTGAAAGAAGAGGGACGAATTCTCCTGTACAAAAACACCCAGTGCCAGTCATGGGACTGTCTGCTTATGTGCCCTGAGACACCTGCAATGACTTTGAG GCTGTTTCAGGTGCTATCAGAGGAGGACGCCATGAACTGGTTTCCACAATTTGCTCTCAAGCTACGTCCTTTCTACGAGACACTCCCTCTGAAGGCAGAGAACACGCAGCCAATCGTGGACTGCATCCGCAACCATCCAGACTGGAGCTCCGCCCACATTGCTGTTGATACAGGCCTGAGAGAGTGCCTCAAACATAACCACGTCCAGAG TCAGATCAATGCCAGGGATGCTTCAGGTCAGACACCGCTGCACCTGGCATGTGAACGTGGCGACTCGATGTGTGTGACGGAGCTGCTGGAGGAAAGCCAGGCTCGCACCGACATCAAAGACCGTAATGGAGACACGCCAATGCACTGTGCCGCCAAGCAGGACTCTCCTGCCATCATTCAG GTCCTCTGCTCCCGGCTCTGCTCAGGTGTAAACGAGCTGAACAGCCATGGGGAGACGCCGCTCCACATTGCCTGTCGTTTGGGACGTGTGGAGTCCGTCAAAGCTCTCTTAGGGGGTGGGGCCAAGTGTGATGTCATTGGTAGCGCCGGCTACCCCATCCACTGTGCAATGAAGTACAGTGAGAAGGG CTGTGTGGAGGAGATCCTCAAAGCAGACCCAGGCCAGCTCCAGGCTGAGGACTCTATGTATGGAGGGACACCTCTCCACTGGACCAAAACAGCAGAG ATGTGTCGTTTGCTGCTTGAACACGGCTGTGCAGTGAACTACCTCAGTAAGACCGGGGAGAGCGCCCTTCACATTCTGACCAAGAAGGGACGCTTTGAGGCGGCCATGGTGCTGCTCACACACGGAGCCAACGCCAACCTGAAGGGCCAGGATGGAAACACAGCTCTGCACCTAGCTATGAAG ATGGACCACATAGAGTTGATCAAAGCCTTGATTGTGTTCGGGGCTGATGTTGAAATTCACAACGACCTGGGAGAAACACCAGGACTCATCGCGGCTCGCACAAGCAAAG GGTTTGATGACATCATGTTTATGGGGGCTGCAGTCAGTGCAATGAGCAGAGGCACCACTGAAATGGATGGCACCAAAATGGAAGGAAAGAA gATTGACAGACTGCTGTGTCTTGATGGTGGGGGTATAAAAGGCTTAGTGTTGATCCAGATGTTGATCGCTCTGGAGAGAGAGGCTGGGCGGCCGACCAGAGAGCTCTTCGACTGGGTGGCCGGCACCAGCACTGGAGGCATCCTGGCTCTAGCTATAGTCCACG GTAAGTCCATGGAGTACCTGCGCTGCCTCTACTTTAGGATGAAGGAGCAGGTGTTCAAGGGGTCGCGACCTTATGAGTCAGCCCCACTGGAGGACTTCCTGAAAAAAGAGTTTGGAGAGAATACCAAAATGGCAGACGTCCAATACCCCAG AGTGATGGTGACCAGCGTTCTCGCCGACAGACACCCAGGCGAGCTTCACATCTTCAGGAACTACAACCCTCCCTCCATCCACAGAGTACCCCCATATGCCACCAGTGCCACATTCATGCCCCTCACCATCCCACAAG AACAACTTGTGTGGCGAGCTGCCCGCTCCAGCGGCGCTGCCCCAACCTACTTTCGACCAATGGGCCGCTTTCTGGATGGGGGACTGCTGGCTAACAATCCTACACTAGACGCCATGTCAGAAATCCATCAGTACAATAAAGCGTTAAAAGCAGAG GGCAAAGAGAGGGATATCAAGAAGTTGGGTATAGTGGTCTCCCTCGGTACAG GTAAACCTCCTCAGGTGGTGGTGAACTCTGTGGATGTCTTCAGACCCTCCAACCCTCTGGAGCTGGCCAAGAGCTTCGTAGGCGCCAAAGAGCTGGGCAAGATGCTTGTGGACTGC TGTACAGACTCTGATGGATGTGCAGTGGACAGAGCCAGTGCCTGGTGTGAAATGATCGACACAATCTACCACAG attgAGCCCTCAGTTGTCTCAGGAGGTGATGCTCGATGAGGTGAGTGACGCAGTCCTGGTGGACATGCTGTGGGAAACCCAGATGTACCTGTACGAGAAgagggaaaacctccaaactCTGGCAAAGCTGCTGCTGAACGAATGA